A stretch of the Perca flavescens isolate YP-PL-M2 chromosome 3, PFLA_1.0, whole genome shotgun sequence genome encodes the following:
- the cfap45 gene encoding cilia- and flagella-associated protein 45 — translation MRLASSSTSSRSSSDTRRYRMRAPTSQVDETLFGSPKPISSQLDIRGNSASKAKNPSQKNQGETVVQIVTKDLIRNLRIPFKDPSGESIILPSAEFERITSTSRVVTKEQREALREAYHRKKEEEINAAEERKRQIYEADLSRKENQALTELEREARDRAQRLVERANALRMEQEDEIKKLNNLIMGAQCQATRDTQIQEKKQIQAELSEEEKRLDTMMEVERRKALETVEQIDELRKQQRIGGMQKIYDQIRQHLEEKQVQEVMKEMERQQIRENQEKMNLEDLKALEKKRDEQQRLLEEIKCINRETLRAKEQRREEEKLADMRDLEYIRKKMEREAEYEAEQRRIKKEKELEIARMRARQEKEKDYRAEQDELRARRNQEIADREWRRKQKELGEKKAKEEAMLRAARLEQVHGKEHFLSIEAGREKAEFERLLKVQQEAIIKLKEEEERQRQKAHRHAEVIRNQVKERELSAVAKRREIFKEADRLIEDARQRRARLDEIREKKLKELKATGLSEQYCSEVERKARACVL, via the exons ATG AGACTGGCATCCAGCTCCACGAGTTCAAGGAGCAGCTCGGACACCCGCCGGTACCGCATGCGAGCCCCAACCTCTCAGGTGGATGAAACCCTGTTTGGGAGCCCAAAACCG ATATCATCACAGCTAGACATACGTGGAAACTCAGCCTCCAAGGCCAAGAATCCGTCCCAAAAGAACCAAGGAGAGACTGTTGTTCAAATCGTCACCAAGGACCTCATTCGCAATCTCAG GATCCCATTTAAGGATCCTTCAGGAGAGTCCATTATTCTACCATCAGCTGAGTTTGAGCGGATCACCTCAACGTCCCGGGTTGTTACCAAGGAGCAGAGGGAGGCCCTGAGGGAGGCTTatcacagaaagaaagaagaggaaatT aatgctgcagagGAAAGGAAGCGTCAAATCTATGAGGCAGACTTGTCCCGTAAGGAGAACCAGGCACTGACGGAGCTGGAGCGCGAGGCCCGGGACCGTGCTCAGCGCTTAGTGGAGCGGGCCAACGCCTTAAGGATGGAGCAAGAGGATGAGATCAAAAAGCTCAACAAC CTGATTATGGGTGCTCAGTGTCAAGCCACTCGTGACACCCAGATCCAGGAGAAGAAACAGATCCAGGCAGAGTTGTCAGAGGAGGAGAAGCGTCTGGATACCATGATGGAAGTGGAGCGCCGCAAGGCCTTGGAGACCGTGGAGCAGATTGATGAGCTGCGCAAACAGCAGAGGATCGG GGGAATGCAGAAAATCTACGACCAGATCCGGCAACATTTGGAGGAGAAGCAAGTGCAAGAAGTGatgaaagagatggagagacagcAAATACGAGAGAACCAAGAGAAAATGAACCTGGAAGACCTGAAG GCCCTAGAGAAGAAGAGGGACGAGCAGCAGCGTCTGTTGGAAGAGATCAAGTGTATCAACAGAGAGACTTTGCGGGCCAAGGAGCAgcggagagaggaggagaagctgGCTGACATGAGAGATTTGGAATACATACGGAAGAAAATG GAGCGAGAGGCAGAATATGAAGCAGAGCAGAGACGAATCAAGAAAGAGAAGGAGTTGGAGATTGCCAGGATGAGGGCCcgtcaagaaaaagaaaaagactacAGGGCAGAGCAG GATGAGCTCCGTGCCCGGAGGAACCAAGAAATCGCAGACAGAGAATGGAGGAGAAAACAGAAAGAGCTTGGTGAAAAGAAAGCGAAGGAGGAAGCGATGCTGAGGGCGGCTCGCTTGGAGCAGGTTCACGGCAAAGAGCACTTCCTGTCGATTGAGGCTGGCCGGGAGAAGGCAGAGTTTGAGAGACTGCTGAA GGTGCAACAGGAAGCAATCATCAaactgaaggaggaggaggagaggcagcGTCAGAAAGCACACCGTCACGCAGAGGTAATCCGAAATCAGGTGAAGGAGCGTGAACTCTCAGCCGTAGCCAAGCGCAGAGAGATCTTCAAGGAGGCCGATCGGTTGATCGAGGATGCCCGGCAGAGGCGTGCGCGCCTCGATGAGATCAGAGAGAAGAAGCTGAAGGAGCTCAA GGCTACGGGGCTCTCTGAACAGTACTGCAGTGAAGTGGAAAGGAAGGCCCGGGCCTGCGTACTCTAA